Proteins found in one Thermococcus sp. genomic segment:
- a CDS encoding cell division protein SepF yields MGLFDSLKKKEERPARKPPVKAIKKEAPAAHRRDIDVIPLEEDVLAKELVKPQFRYLKKVVVTSYSDLERISEELQNGNIVLVDLSPLEVKPDILTKVAEQIKGMVNALGGSAAKICKHEVKLILTPSDIKIAK; encoded by the coding sequence ATGGGTTTGTTCGACAGCCTTAAGAAGAAGGAGGAAAGGCCCGCCAGGAAGCCGCCAGTGAAGGCCATTAAAAAAGAAGCACCGGCGGCACACAGGCGTGACATAGATGTTATACCGCTTGAGGAGGATGTTCTTGCTAAAGAGCTCGTTAAGCCCCAGTTCCGCTACCTCAAAAAGGTGGTGGTGACCAGCTACTCTGACCTTGAGAGGATATCGGAGGAACTCCAGAACGGCAACATAGTCCTCGTTGACCTCAGTCCCCTTGAGGTTAAACCGGACATCCTCACGAAGGTTGCGGAGCAGATCAAGGGAATGGTCAACGCACTGGGCGGTAGCGCGGCTAAAATATGCAAGCACGAGGTCAAACTTATTCTGACGCCCTCGGACATAAAGATAGCTAAGTGA
- a CDS encoding ZPR1 zinc finger domain-containing protein: MVEGEKPRFDAGEAEGIQVIPLGDCPICGGKGTLKVIQHIHEIPYFGKVMESTIICERCGYRNADVMMLEDRPPKLYTIRVENEKDLFTRVVRSKSGTIELEELGVKIEPGPAAEGFVSNVEGVLERVRETLLMARGFRRQEGDEEAVKKADEILEYIAEVKKGKKPLTVKIADPLGNSALIGEKVKSRLLTEEEIRGLSLGPYKVVEPGKQSTPKNHG, from the coding sequence ATGGTGGAAGGTGAGAAACCCAGGTTTGATGCAGGAGAGGCGGAGGGTATCCAAGTCATCCCCCTTGGGGACTGCCCCATATGCGGCGGAAAGGGCACGCTCAAGGTCATTCAGCACATTCACGAGATTCCCTACTTCGGCAAGGTCATGGAGAGCACGATAATCTGCGAGAGGTGCGGCTACCGGAACGCGGACGTCATGATGCTCGAAGACAGACCGCCCAAGCTCTACACGATCAGGGTTGAGAACGAGAAAGATCTTTTCACACGCGTCGTTAGGAGCAAGAGCGGCACGATAGAGCTCGAAGAACTTGGAGTGAAGATAGAGCCAGGTCCTGCTGCTGAGGGCTTCGTCAGTAACGTTGAGGGTGTCCTTGAGCGCGTTCGTGAGACTCTCCTCATGGCAAGGGGATTCAGGAGACAGGAGGGCGATGAGGAGGCTGTCAAGAAGGCCGACGAGATACTGGAGTACATAGCAGAGGTTAAGAAAGGAAAGAAGCCGCTTACAGTGAAGATAGCAGACCCGCTCGGCAACAGCGCGCTGATAGGCGAAAAGGTCAAGAGCAGACTTTTGACGGAGGAGGAGATCAGAGGGCTGAGTTTGGGTCCCTACAAGGTAGTTGAACCTGGGAAACAGAGCACTCCGAAGAATCATGGGTAG
- a CDS encoding homoserine dehydrogenase, whose protein sequence is MDVKVSIFGFGNVGRATARVLLEKAGFIRRRYGREFKVVSITDRSGTLWMPEGIDLREALAVKESLGRISAWTNDYEIYDMGPKEAVRDVEADIIVDVTNEINAHEWHLLALREGKAVVTSNKPPLAFHYGELTKEAERRDLPYLFEATVMAGTPIITLLMEGLLGDSIERIEAVLNATTTFILSEMERGATFEVALERAQKLGIAERNPRGDILGIDAGYKATILHCITFGPMTFDRAEVRGIVEVTEGKIKRARKSGKTVRLVATVEEGAVTVEPREVPLGDPLAVESHENAAIITTDLLGELVIKGAGAGPNETASGVVSDIVKASRSLKG, encoded by the coding sequence ATGGACGTTAAGGTTTCAATTTTTGGGTTTGGGAACGTTGGAAGGGCCACGGCTAGGGTCCTGCTTGAAAAGGCGGGGTTTATCCGGCGAAGGTACGGACGGGAGTTTAAGGTAGTGAGCATAACAGACAGGAGCGGGACGCTCTGGATGCCGGAAGGAATAGATCTAAGGGAAGCGCTGGCGGTTAAGGAATCCCTCGGGAGAATCTCGGCATGGACGAACGATTACGAGATATACGATATGGGGCCGAAGGAAGCAGTCCGAGATGTGGAAGCTGACATCATTGTTGACGTCACAAACGAGATAAACGCCCACGAATGGCATCTCCTCGCACTCCGGGAGGGAAAAGCGGTTGTCACCAGCAACAAACCACCTCTGGCCTTTCACTACGGGGAACTAACCAAAGAAGCCGAGAGAAGGGACCTTCCGTACCTCTTCGAGGCCACTGTGATGGCGGGAACTCCGATAATAACCCTCCTCATGGAGGGTCTGCTGGGAGACTCCATCGAGAGAATTGAGGCTGTTCTTAACGCGACGACGACTTTCATCCTGAGCGAGATGGAGAGGGGGGCAACCTTTGAGGTTGCGCTCGAGAGGGCCCAAAAACTCGGGATAGCAGAGAGGAACCCCCGCGGCGACATACTCGGCATCGACGCTGGGTACAAGGCCACCATCCTTCACTGCATCACATTTGGACCGATGACCTTCGATAGGGCTGAGGTCAGGGGGATAGTTGAGGTTACAGAGGGGAAAATTAAGAGGGCGAGAAAGAGCGGAAAAACGGTAAGACTCGTTGCAACGGTGGAGGAGGGGGCGGTAACCGTTGAACCCCGGGAAGTGCCGCTTGGGGATCCACTTGCGGTTGAAAGCCACGAGAACGCGGCGATTATAACGACAGACCTGCTTGGCGAGCTGGTCATCAAGGGGGCTGGGGCGGGCCCGAATGAGACGGCAAGCGGCGTGGTAAGCGACATCGTGAAAGCTTCACGGAGTCTGAAGGGGTAA
- a CDS encoding CBS domain-containing protein: protein MRVKTLMTADPVVIELPATRGYALELFKRYKVRAFPVVHRDRGALVGVISIKNVLLHPDEDQLAMLVRRDVPVVHPEDDLKKAVRKMLEIDYRRVVVVDSEEKVAGILTVGDIVRRYLSKNEKLKGISVEPYYQKNVGVVWQGTPLKAALKALLLCNAMAIPVIDDDGSLVGMVDETDLLKDGEVIRVMKNSPLAALSEEEWMLESNPTLLFEKAELQLPKKPVGDIMNSELIVATPHMSVYDVAQKMVQHRIEQLPVIKGEGELIGIVRDMDLMRVLLGK, encoded by the coding sequence ATGCGAGTTAAAACTCTGATGACGGCAGATCCGGTTGTAATAGAACTTCCAGCTACGAGGGGCTACGCACTCGAACTCTTCAAGAGGTATAAGGTCAGGGCGTTTCCCGTTGTCCACAGGGACAGAGGGGCCCTCGTTGGGGTTATAAGTATCAAAAACGTTCTCCTGCATCCTGATGAGGATCAACTCGCAATGCTCGTGAGGAGGGATGTTCCTGTCGTTCACCCGGAGGATGACTTAAAAAAGGCCGTCCGAAAAATGCTCGAGATTGACTACCGCAGGGTTGTCGTGGTGGACTCCGAAGAAAAGGTCGCAGGCATACTCACAGTCGGGGACATAGTGCGCCGCTACCTTTCAAAAAACGAGAAACTAAAGGGGATCTCGGTCGAACCCTACTACCAGAAGAACGTCGGTGTAGTGTGGCAGGGGACCCCATTAAAAGCGGCCCTCAAGGCTCTGCTCCTGTGCAATGCCATGGCAATCCCTGTTATCGACGACGACGGAAGCCTCGTTGGGATGGTGGATGAGACCGACCTCCTGAAAGATGGGGAGGTAATAAGGGTTATGAAGAACAGCCCTCTGGCGGCACTGAGCGAGGAGGAGTGGATGCTGGAGAGCAACCCCACGCTGCTCTTTGAGAAGGCCGAACTCCAGCTCCCCAAAAAGCCAGTTGGTGACATAATGAACAGTGAGCTCATCGTTGCAACCCCCCACATGAGCGTCTACGATGTTGCTCAGAAGATGGTTCAGCACCGCATAGAACAGCTCCCCGTTATCAAAGGCGAAGGGGAGCTGATAGGAATAGTCAGGGACATGGATCTAATGAGGGTCCTCCTCGGAAAGTGA
- a CDS encoding sodium ion-translocating decarboxylase subunit beta, producing MTSFIDFFNTMGVLHLTVGNIVMIIVGLTLAYLAIKYKMEPLLLLPIGITAVLVNLPMNGIANCSTVGGLCSQPGLLDIVYHYLIKTEIVPLLIFFGLGAMTDFGPMIADPKTALMGAAAQIGVFVAMLTALALGFNLHQAASIGIIGGADGPTTIYLTTKLAPEILAATAVAAYSYMSLVPLIQPPIIKALTSPEERRIRMEQLRPVSKREKILFPIITMIVIGLLVPSAAPLIGMLMIGNLFRESGVVERLSKAAQEELMNIVTIFLGLGVGSTMRAESFLTAQTLEILGLGIVAFSSATAGGVLFGKLMMKLSGGKINPMIGAAGVSAVPMSARVVQKMASEEDPGNFILMHAMGPNVAGVIGTAVVAGVFLALLG from the coding sequence ATGACATCGTTCATCGACTTCTTCAACACCATGGGAGTGCTCCACCTGACGGTGGGGAACATCGTGATGATCATCGTGGGGCTTACACTGGCGTATCTGGCGATTAAGTACAAGATGGAACCACTGTTGCTCCTACCAATCGGCATCACCGCGGTCCTTGTAAACCTCCCTATGAACGGCATCGCCAACTGTTCGACCGTTGGGGGACTGTGCTCCCAGCCGGGGCTACTGGACATCGTGTATCACTACCTCATCAAGACCGAGATAGTCCCGCTGCTCATATTCTTCGGCCTCGGGGCGATGACCGACTTCGGGCCGATGATTGCAGATCCCAAAACTGCACTCATGGGTGCCGCTGCCCAGATAGGCGTGTTCGTGGCAATGCTCACGGCACTGGCACTCGGCTTTAACCTCCATCAGGCGGCGAGCATAGGTATCATCGGCGGCGCCGACGGACCGACAACCATCTACCTCACCACGAAGCTTGCGCCGGAGATCCTAGCGGCAACTGCGGTGGCGGCCTACAGCTACATGAGTCTCGTGCCCCTCATACAGCCACCGATCATAAAAGCCCTGACGTCACCGGAGGAGAGAAGGATCCGCATGGAGCAGCTGAGGCCAGTATCGAAGAGGGAGAAGATACTCTTCCCGATCATCACCATGATCGTCATCGGCCTCCTTGTCCCCAGTGCGGCACCGCTGATAGGCATGCTGATGATCGGCAACCTCTTCAGGGAGAGCGGCGTCGTCGAAAGGCTCAGCAAAGCAGCTCAGGAGGAGCTTATGAACATAGTGACCATCTTCCTGGGCCTAGGCGTCGGTTCAACCATGCGCGCCGAGAGCTTCCTGACGGCACAGACACTTGAGATACTGGGCCTGGGGATAGTGGCCTTCTCCAGCGCCACCGCGGGAGGAGTGCTCTTCGGAAAGCTCATGATGAAACTCTCCGGAGGGAAGATAAACCCGATGATAGGCGCAGCAGGGGTTTCGGCGGTCCCGATGTCAGCAAGGGTCGTCCAGAAAATGGCCAGCGAGGAGGACCCCGGAAACTTCATCCTCATGCACGCAATGGGGCCGAACGTCGCCGGCGTTATCGGTACCGCCGTTGTTGCCGGTGTTTTCTTGGCTCTTCTGGGCTGA
- a CDS encoding acetyl-CoA carboxylase biotin carboxyl carrier protein subunit, which translates to MAKVKVTVDGVEYEVEVEELGSGRFKVAFEDKEYTVEARGLGIDVSALSSAHAAVPAGSSTPNAPTPAVSAPAPVVPVVSDSVPVGEGAVTAPMPGKILRILVKEGEQVKTGQGLLILEAMKMENEIPAPKNGIIKKILVKEGDTVNTGQTLIQLG; encoded by the coding sequence ATGGCGAAGGTCAAGGTCACCGTCGATGGCGTTGAATACGAGGTTGAGGTTGAAGAGCTTGGATCCGGCCGCTTTAAAGTGGCCTTTGAGGACAAGGAGTACACGGTAGAGGCCAGGGGGCTTGGAATAGACGTGAGTGCCCTCAGTTCAGCGCACGCTGCCGTTCCAGCGGGTTCAAGTACTCCAAACGCTCCGACTCCAGCCGTTTCCGCTCCGGCCCCTGTTGTTCCGGTGGTTTCGGATTCGGTTCCCGTTGGGGAGGGGGCGGTCACCGCCCCAATGCCGGGTAAGATTCTGAGGATTCTTGTTAAGGAGGGCGAGCAGGTCAAAACCGGACAGGGCCTCCTAATCCTAGAAGCAATGAAAATGGAGAACGAAATCCCAGCACCAAAAAACGGGATTATTAAGAAAATCCTCGTCAAAGAAGGCGACACCGTCAACACAGGACAAACACTAATACAACTCGGGTGA
- a CDS encoding OadG family protein: MSEFMDGLWITVIGVTIVFSILGILAGILYSVGWFERRMIEREESLPAPKVEATPTTIEKEKKGVSPRDLAVITAAITAYTAEKAAQLRPLPFKRKVSDAWRLYGLQTGMDEVEDFNYGIGEW; encoded by the coding sequence ATGAGCGAGTTCATGGATGGTCTGTGGATAACGGTCATCGGGGTAACCATAGTCTTCAGCATACTGGGGATACTGGCGGGCATCCTCTACTCCGTTGGATGGTTCGAGAGGAGGATGATCGAGCGGGAGGAATCTCTACCGGCTCCAAAGGTGGAAGCAACCCCCACAACAATAGAAAAGGAGAAGAAGGGAGTATCACCACGCGACCTTGCGGTTATAACCGCTGCGATAACGGCTTACACCGCCGAAAAAGCGGCCCAGTTAAGGCCACTGCCTTTTAAAAGGAAGGTCTCCGACGCATGGAGGCTCTACGGTCTACAGACTGGTATGGACGAGGTTGAGGACTTCAACTACGGAATTGGAGAGTGGTGA